In a genomic window of Salminus brasiliensis chromosome 12, fSalBra1.hap2, whole genome shotgun sequence:
- the kdelr2a gene encoding ER lumen protein-retaining receptor 2 yields MNIFRLAGDLSHLAAIIILLLKIWKTRSCAGISGKSQILFALVFTTRYLDLLTSFISFYNTFMKIIYIGCAYATVYLIYMKFKATYDGNHDTFRVEFLIVPVGGLAFLVNHDFSPLEILWTFSIYLESVAILPQLFLISKTGEAETITTHYLFSLGVYRALYLFNWIWRFYFEGFFDMIAIVAGVVQTILYCDFFYLYVTKVLKGKKLSLPA; encoded by the exons ATGAACATCTTTAGACTGGCAGGAGATCTGTCTCACTTAGCAGCCATCATCATACTGCTGCTCAAAATATGGAAAACCAGGTCCTGCGCAG GAATCTCTGGGAAGAGCCAGATACTCTTTGCCTTGGTTTTCACAACACGCTATCTGGATCTCCTCACCTCCTTTATATCCTTCTACAACACGTTCATGAAG ATCATCTACATTGGATGTGCCTATGCCACCGTCTACCTAATCTATATGAAGTTCAAGGCCACTTATGATGGGAACCATGACACTTTCAGAGTGGAGTTCCTTATCGTTCCAGTTGGAGGCCTGGCCTTTCTGGTCAACCATGACTTCTCTCCGTTGGAG ATCCTGTGGACCTTCTCCATCTACCTTGAGTCGGTGGCCATTCTCCCTCAGCTCTTCCTGATCAGTAAGACAGGAGAGGCTGAGACCATCACTACCCACTACCTGTTCTCCCTAGGCGTCTACCGCGCTCTTTACCTCTTCAACTGGATCTGGAGGTTCTACTTCGAGGGCTTCTTTGACATGATTGCCATTGTGGCTGGGGTGGTCCAGACCATTCTCTATTGTGACTTCTTCTACCTTTACGTCACAAAAG TGCTAAAAGGAAAGAAGCTGAGCCTGCCAGCGTAA